One Asterias rubens chromosome 1, eAstRub1.3, whole genome shotgun sequence genomic region harbors:
- the LOC117299837 gene encoding DDB1- and CUL4-associated factor 5-like — protein sequence MASLSLTGFINERAVTGNPLLCNRLFRDRVCKAKSLYNRNLVGHFGCVNAIEFSNKGGQFLASGGDDRRILLWNIQEALSLDSRFEVMKGEHHSNVFSLAFDSQNTKLYSGGNDDQVLVHDIERKETLNVFLHEDAVYGLAVDPRDSHIFTSACADGRILQWDTRVPSHQEPLVIANYQTAFYAVVHHPMEPQFLATANSKEGVALWDVRAPRSCLMRYGSAYTQQNAMSVRFNQLGTRLVALRRRLPPVVYNIQSSAAAIQFNHSGYYNSCTMKSCTFAGDRDQYVLSGSDDFSLYMWEVPEASEDVTWVGEAKLVLQGHRSIVNQVRFNTCTHNIVSSGVEKIIKLWSPFDFPNTENDENPRQMFSHQQYIDLVINSGTALSHDYADQSMEEDPRMIAFFDSLVQREINRSFSDSDDSEMSPESLYLHFAGEDDSEDGRDSNSGSSVASFRANVVRMAAGNDDTSPTSQLRTLWNLTSATRASAHEVLELTESSSDHDDSEVQTSKSELIEKSSATHSYSGLRENCSTFADEIAGTSRVGEPVENGAAHKKTQKGSEGTSSKRKHRPVPSSSTSPGSSSSDEDMNFQELRAKSRMLRRFVKKKKRKAGTDSDESLPSSGQKEVNTDRFINLQQRIAISKVLRGKIRQPGDRVVRSGGNEGDMTRINEHLQQRAMATQQRLAISRIRQRLQQENILSLGDAQTEVRESNNISQDHQDVSIRTLPAGSVAPSCSTMPNQRTTDGDHASVHTPLQSSVHNSNSPANVTLDSNPSSSFHGTERQDESSNVLSLLNSNDDSTQTPSCSGEMSQVRAMTGNHVEDLPKDDVEGQHSNKFHKFKNQSKRSQRKYRSNSVKKNKDHSGTE from the exons ATGGCTAGTCTTTCTCTCACTGGCTTCATCAACGAACGAGCAGTTACCGGCAACCCGCTACTTTGTAACCGACTGTTCCGTGACCGTGTGTGCAAAGCGAAGTCGTTGTACAATCGCAATCTGGTTGGGCATTTTGGCTGTGTGAATGCAATTGAATTCAGCAATAAAGGTGGCCAATTTCTGGCTTCAG GTGGAGATGACCGTCGTATTCTTCTGTGGAACATCCAAGAGGCTTTATCGTTGGACAGCAGATTCGAGGTCATGAAAGGTGAACACCACTCCAACGTCTTCTCCCTGGCATTTGACAGTCAGAACACCAAGTTATACTCTGGGGGAAATGATGACCAAGTGTTGGTGCATGATATCGAAAG GAAGGAAACGTTGAACGTGTTTCTGCACGAAGACGCTGTGTATGGTCTGGCAGTAGATCCAAGAGACTCGCATATATTCACCAGTGCATGCGCTGATGGACGTATCTTGCAGTGGGATACAAGAGTTCCAAGTCATCAAG AGCCCTTAGTGATAGCTAACTATCAGACGGCTTTCTACGCTGTGGTGCACCACCCGATGGAACCTCAGTTCTTAGCCACTGCTAATTCCAAGGAAGGAGTAGCATTGTGGGATGTTCGGGCTCCTCGAAG CTGCTTGATGCGGTACGGCAGCGCGTACACACAGCAGAATGCCATGAGTGTACGCTTCAACCagctgggaaccagactagtcGCACTGCGTAGGCGTCTACCTCCCGTTGTGTATAACATACAGAGCAGTGCCGCTGCAATACAGTTCAACCATTCCGGCTATTACAACTCATGTACGATGAAGAGCTGTACATTCGCTGGGGACAGAGACCAG TACGTTCTCTCAGGATCTGATGACTTCAGTCTGTACATGTGGGAAGTACCAGAGGCATCGGAAGATG TGACGTGGGTTGGAGAGGCCAAGTTGGTACTACAAGGCCATCGGTCAATCGTGAACCAAGTACGATTTAACACTTGCACCCACAATATTGTCTCGTCTGGTGTGGAGAAAATCATTAAG ctGTGGAGTCCATTTGATTTTCCCAACACTGAGAATGATGAGAATCCAAGGCAGATGTTTTCTCACCAGCAATACATCGATCTAGTCATCAACAGCGGCACCGCTCTATCCCACGACTATGCAGACCAATCCATGGAAGAGGATCCCAGGATGATAGCTTTCTTTGACTCCCTGGTGCAGCGGGAGATCAATCGGAGCTTCAGTGACTCGGACGACAGCGAGATGAGCCCAGAGAGCCTTTATCTACATTTTGCTGGCGAGGACGACAGCGAAGATGGTAGAGACTCCAATAGTGGCTCGTCTGTTGCTTCATTCCGAGCCAATGTGGTCAGGATGGCTGCAGGAAACGATGACACCAGCCCTACATCACAGCTGAGAACATTGTGGAACCTCACTTCAGCCACCAGAGCATCGGCTCATGAAGTGCTTGAATTAACTGAGAGTAGTAGTGACCATGACGATAGTGAAGTACAGACATCAAAGTCAGAACTGATTGAGAAATCATCCGCAACACACTCTTACTCAGGGTTGAGGGAAAACTGCAGTACATTTGCTGATGAGATTGCAGGTACGTCAAGAGTCGGCGAACCTGTTGAGAATGGTGCTGCTCATAAGAAGACCCAAAAGGGTAGTGAGGGTACGTCATCAAAGAGGAAGCATAGGCCAGTGCCAAGCAGCTCTACCTCCCCAGGCTCTTCAAGCAGTGACGAGGACATGAACTTCCAAGAGCTTCGAGCAAAAAGCCGAATGCTGCGTAGGTTTgtcaagaagaagaagaggaaagCAGGGACTGATTCTGACGAGAGTCTGCCGAGCTCTGGACAGAAAGAAGTCAACACGGACAGATTTATCAATCTCCAGCAGAGGATAGCAATCTCTAAGGTGTTACGAGGGAAAATCAGGCAGCCGGGTGACAGGGTCGTGCGCTCAGGCGGTAATGAAGGGGATATGACACGCATTAATGAGCACCTCCAACAACGGGCCATGGCAACCCAACAGCGCCTTGCCATCAGTCGTATTAGACAAAGGCTCCAGCAGGAGAATATCCTAAGCCTTGGAGATGCCCAGACAGAGGTGAGGGAATCGAACAATATATCACAGGACCATCAAGATGTCAGTATTAGAACTCTTCCAGCAGGTTCTGTGGCGCCATCATGTAGCACAATGCCAAACCAAAGAACTACAGATGGTGACCACGCTTCAGTACACACGCCGTTGCAGTCCAGTGTACACAATTCAAACTCACCTGCAAATGTGACTTTAGATTCAAATCCGAGCTCTTCTTTTCACGGAACCGAACGCCAAGACGAGAGTAGTAATGTTTTATCACTGCTCAACTCAAACGACGACAGTACGCAGACGCCAAGTTGTAGCGGTGAGATGTCGCAGGTTCGAGCAATGACGGGAAACCATGTAGAAGATTTGCCAAAGGATGATGTCGAGGGACAGCACAGCAATAAGTTTCATAAGTTTAAGAATCAATCCAAAAGATCTCAACGGAAGTACAGATCAAActcagtgaaaaaaaataaagaccATTCAGGCACAGAGTAA
- the LOC117299844 gene encoding protein arginine methyltransferase NDUFAF7, mitochondrial-like isoform X1 has protein sequence MAPLFATNKLCSILLRNKCISSPKTSCLQWLRVNTCFRHSSSKTKSQETPVVKHLRRCIQTTGPLTVADYMREVLTNPITGYYMSKDVFGTQGDFVTSPEISQMFGELIALWIIHEWTQSSGKSSPLQVVELGPGRGTLADDMLRVFKQFQHITGDLLSLHLVEVSPKMSQLQEEKLTGRPGSRDASSKVEDSTEEKAYKSVQSKTGVPVSWYRRLQDVPKGTSCFVAHEFFDAMPIHKFQRTDKGWREVMVDVDDDETSPHHLRFVLSPAPTPASIIYPQETEKRDQVEISPEGGSIIEEIAERILQDGGMSLIVDYGHDGTKTDTLRGFRKHHLHDVLCEPGTADLTADVDFSYFRHIVESKVATHGPITQEVFLKAMGIETRLKMLLKSATPEQSRDMISGYKMLTDPAQMGNRFKFFSMMSLNRHTQHNGLPQNPAGFPS, from the exons ATGGCACCACTCTTCGCTACCAACAAGTTGTGCTCTATACTACTAAGAAATAAGTGTATCAGCAGCCCAAAGACAA GTTGTTTACAATGGCTGCGGGTAAACACCTGCTTCAGGCATTCCAGCTCTAAGACGAAGAGCCAAGAAACCCCTGTAGTCAAACATCTCAGACGTTGTATCCAAACCACTGGCCCTCTGACTGTTGCTGATTACATGAGAGAAGTGCTGACAAATCCAATCACT GGTTATTATATGAGCAAAGATGTATTTGGTACTCAGGGAGATTTTGTGACGTCGCCAGAGATTAGTCAAATGTTTGGTGAG CTCATTGCTTTGTGGATCATCCATGAATGGACTCAATCTTCAGGCAAGTCCTCTCCACTGCAAGTAGTTGAACTTGGTCCAGGCAGAGGGACCCTGGCTGATGATATGTTACGG GTGTTCAAGCAATTCCAGCACATCACAGGCGACTTACTGTCACTTCATCTCGTCGAGGTCAGCCCAAAGATGAGTCAACTGCAAGAAGAGAAGCTGACCGGGCGACCAGGCTCACGAGATGCAAGCTCAAAAGTAGAAGACAGTACAGAAGAGAAGGCTTATAAGAGTGTCCAGAGTAAGACTGGGGTTCCTGTGTCGTGGTACAGGAGACTCCAAGATGTACCCAAAG GAACGTCCTGTTTTGTTGCCCATGAGTTCTTTGACGCAATGCCGATACACAAGTTCCAG AGAACCGATAAAGGATGGCGTGAAGTGATGGTGGATGTAGACGATGATGAAACTAGTCCTCATCATCTAAGATTTGTCCTGTCACCCGCACCTACTCCAGCATCTATAATTTATCCACAG GAAACTGAAAAGAGAGATCAAGTTGAGATTTCTCCTGAGGGAGGATCGATCATAGAAGAGATTGCAGAGCGGATCTTGCAGGACGGAGGAATGAGTCTCATTGTGGATTATGGTCATGATGGAACTAAAACAGATACACTCAGG GGATTCAGGAAACACCATCTACATGATGTGCTCTGCGAGCCTGGCACTGCAGACTTGACGGCCGATGTTGACTTTTCTTATTTCCGTCACATCGTTGAAAGCAAAG TGGCGACTCATGGGCCAATTACCCAAGAAGTTTTTCTGAAGGCCATGGGCATTGAGACTAGGCTTAAG ATGTTGTTGAAGAGTGCGACCCCTGAGCAGAGCCGAGACATGATAAGCGGGTACAAGATGCTGACTGACCCAGCTCAGATGGGAAACAGATTCAAGTTCTTTTCCATGATGTCTTTGAACCGACATACACAACACAACGGACTGCCACAAAACCCTGCTGGTTTCCCCAGTTGA
- the LOC117299844 gene encoding protein arginine methyltransferase NDUFAF7, mitochondrial-like isoform X2, which translates to MREVLTNPITGYYMSKDVFGTQGDFVTSPEISQMFGELIALWIIHEWTQSSGKSSPLQVVELGPGRGTLADDMLRVFKQFQHITGDLLSLHLVEVSPKMSQLQEEKLTGRPGSRDASSKVEDSTEEKAYKSVQSKTGVPVSWYRRLQDVPKGTSCFVAHEFFDAMPIHKFQRTDKGWREVMVDVDDDETSPHHLRFVLSPAPTPASIIYPQETEKRDQVEISPEGGSIIEEIAERILQDGGMSLIVDYGHDGTKTDTLRGFRKHHLHDVLCEPGTADLTADVDFSYFRHIVESKVATHGPITQEVFLKAMGIETRLKMLLKSATPEQSRDMISGYKMLTDPAQMGNRFKFFSMMSLNRHTQHNGLPQNPAGFPS; encoded by the exons ATGAGAGAAGTGCTGACAAATCCAATCACT GGTTATTATATGAGCAAAGATGTATTTGGTACTCAGGGAGATTTTGTGACGTCGCCAGAGATTAGTCAAATGTTTGGTGAG CTCATTGCTTTGTGGATCATCCATGAATGGACTCAATCTTCAGGCAAGTCCTCTCCACTGCAAGTAGTTGAACTTGGTCCAGGCAGAGGGACCCTGGCTGATGATATGTTACGG GTGTTCAAGCAATTCCAGCACATCACAGGCGACTTACTGTCACTTCATCTCGTCGAGGTCAGCCCAAAGATGAGTCAACTGCAAGAAGAGAAGCTGACCGGGCGACCAGGCTCACGAGATGCAAGCTCAAAAGTAGAAGACAGTACAGAAGAGAAGGCTTATAAGAGTGTCCAGAGTAAGACTGGGGTTCCTGTGTCGTGGTACAGGAGACTCCAAGATGTACCCAAAG GAACGTCCTGTTTTGTTGCCCATGAGTTCTTTGACGCAATGCCGATACACAAGTTCCAG AGAACCGATAAAGGATGGCGTGAAGTGATGGTGGATGTAGACGATGATGAAACTAGTCCTCATCATCTAAGATTTGTCCTGTCACCCGCACCTACTCCAGCATCTATAATTTATCCACAG GAAACTGAAAAGAGAGATCAAGTTGAGATTTCTCCTGAGGGAGGATCGATCATAGAAGAGATTGCAGAGCGGATCTTGCAGGACGGAGGAATGAGTCTCATTGTGGATTATGGTCATGATGGAACTAAAACAGATACACTCAGG GGATTCAGGAAACACCATCTACATGATGTGCTCTGCGAGCCTGGCACTGCAGACTTGACGGCCGATGTTGACTTTTCTTATTTCCGTCACATCGTTGAAAGCAAAG TGGCGACTCATGGGCCAATTACCCAAGAAGTTTTTCTGAAGGCCATGGGCATTGAGACTAGGCTTAAG ATGTTGTTGAAGAGTGCGACCCCTGAGCAGAGCCGAGACATGATAAGCGGGTACAAGATGCTGACTGACCCAGCTCAGATGGGAAACAGATTCAAGTTCTTTTCCATGATGTCTTTGAACCGACATACACAACACAACGGACTGCCACAAAACCCTGCTGGTTTCCCCAGTTGA